A window from Engraulis encrasicolus isolate BLACKSEA-1 chromosome 13, IST_EnEncr_1.0, whole genome shotgun sequence encodes these proteins:
- the hce2l2 gene encoding hatching enzyme 1.2: MEVIAALMLLITVGSLAIPTQKPSTGKGRRVRRRPSNDYALLNERTAMDQIIEANELEGSLITQGMTLREGDIAVSNRMGSKTCFARSCLWSKSVDGHVYVAYSFSSDYDEVDKRTMKQGMELLEEDTCIRFVPRTHQRDFLDIQPKSGCWSYLGSRGGRQTLSMQTPDCMSSGVAAHELMHALGFVHEQSRADRDNYVTIKWSNIWKDRWRNFEKFKTNNLDTPYDYGSLMHFGMFAYAEDDDPTIIPKTSWSVQLGQGYGPSRMDKMKINRLYKCS, encoded by the exons ATGGAAGTTATAGCAGCGCTAATGCTACTCATCACGGTGGGAAGCCTGGCGATACCCACCCAG AAGCCCTCCacaggaaaagggaggagagttCGAAGACGACCTTCAA ATGACTACGCCCTGTTGAACGAAAGGACAGCCATGGATCAAATTATTGAGGCCAATGAGCTAGAAG GTTCCCTAATAACTCAAGGGATGACCCTGAGGGAAGGGGACATAGCTGTCTCCAACAGGATGGGTTCCAAGACGTGCTTCGCCAGGAGCTGTCTGTGGTCCAAGTCTGTGGACGGCCATGTGTACGTAGCCTACTCCTTTTCATCAGACTATG ATGAGGTGGACAAGCGGACCATGAAACAGGGCATGGAGCTGTTGGAGGAGGACACCTGCATTCGCTTCGTACCTCGCACGCACCAGAGGGACTTCCTGGACATCCAGCCCAAGTCTGG GTGCTGGTCCTACCTGGGCTCGCGTGGCGGGAGGCAGACTCTGTCTATGCAGACGCCAGACTGCATGTCATCAGGTGTGGCTGCTCACGAGCTGATGCACGCCTTGGGCTTTGTTCACGAGCAGTCGCGTGCCGACCGGGACAACTACGTGACCATCAAGTGGTCCAACATCTGGAAAG ATCgttggaggaattttgaaaagTTCAAGACAAACAATCTCGACACCCCATATGACTATGGATCTTTGATGCACTTTGGAAT GTTTGCCTACGCTGAAGACGACGACCCCACCATCATTCCAAAAACAAGCTGGAGCGTTCAGCTGGGACAGGGCTACGGCCCCAGTCGCATGGACAAAATGAAAATCAACAGACTCTACAAATGTAGTTAA